From Brachionichthys hirsutus isolate HB-005 chromosome 2, CSIRO-AGI_Bhir_v1, whole genome shotgun sequence, one genomic window encodes:
- the amt gene encoding aminomethyltransferase, mitochondrial — MWARFGFGFGFGFGGLGLRASRAGSLRIAGAGCSGQTQQRRASGAEATLKKTPLFDFHAEHGGKMVEFAGWSMPVQYKDSHIASHMHTRQHCSIFDVSHMLQTKVHGKDQVKFMESLVVADIAELKDNQGTLTLFTNEKGGIMDDLIVTKADPGYLYVVSNAGCADKDSAHMKARLAECKAAGFDVDLEFLDEALIALQGPSMSRVLQEGLKEDLSKLTFMTSALATVFGIPGCRVTRCGYTGEDGVEMSCPRSRVVELTEKLLANSEVKLAGLGARDSLRLEAGLCLYGNDIDETTTPVEAGLVWTIGKRRRQAKDFPGADVIVPQIKAKTARKRVGLVSTGPPVRQHTHLLDPDGKVVGEVTSGCPSPCLKKNVAMGYVDAAFSKNGTAIQVEVRKKAGPATVSRMPFVPTKYYSG, encoded by the exons ATGTGGGCtcggttcgggttcgggttcgggttcgggttcgggggGCTGGGGCTGCGGGCTTCCAGGGCCGGATCGCTCCGGATCGCTGGGGCTGGATGTTCCGGGCAGACGCAGCAGAGACGCGCTTCAGGTGCGGAG GCTACCTTGAAGAAGACGCCGCTGTTTGACTTCCACGCAGAGCATGGGGGGAAGATGGTGGAGTTCGCAGGCTGGAGTATGCCTGTCCAGTACAAAGACAGTCACATCGCCTCTCACATGCACACCAGACAGCACTGCTCCATCTTCGACGTCAGCCacatgctgcag ACCAAAGTCCACGGCAAAGACCAAGTGAAATTCATGGAGTCCCTTGTGGTTGCAGATATTGCAGAGCTCAAAGACAATCAG gGAACACTGACCCTCTTCACCAATGAGAAAGGAGGCATTATGGATGACCTCATAGTAACAAAGGCAGACCCGGGCTACCTCTACGTTGTCTCTAACGCTGGCTGTGCCGACAAGGACTCTGCTCATATGAAG GCCAGACTTGCAGAGTGCAAAGCTGCAGGATTTGATGTCGATCTGGAGTTCCTTGACGAAGCACTGATTGCACTGCAAG GTCCATCCATGTCTCGGGTGCTCCAAGAAGGGCTAAAGGAGGATCTCAGTAAGTTGACCTTCATGACCTCTGCCTTGGCAACTGTGTTTGGCATCCCTGGCTGTCGGGTCACTCGCTGCGGGTACACTGGGGAGGATGGGGTGGAG ATGTCCTGTCCTCGGTCCAGGGTGGTGGAGCTGACGGAGAAGCTGCTAGCGAACAGCGAGGTGAAGCTGGCTGGTCTGGGCGCCAGGGATAGTCTAcggctggaggcggggctttgtCTCTACGGGAACGACATAGATGAGACCACTACGCCTGTCGAGGCCGGCCTCGTCTGGACCATTG GAAAACGTCGACGTCAGGCCAAGGATTTTCCCGGCGCTGATGTTATAGTTCCTCAGATCAAAGCCAAGACTGCCAGGAAGAGAGTCGGGCTGGTGTCCACCGGGCCGCCCGTCAGGCAACACACGCACCTACTTGACCCCGATGGAAAGGTCGTAG GTGAGGTGACCAGCGGCTGCCCCTCTCCCTGCTTGAAGAAGAACGTCGCTATGGGATACGTGGATGCAGCGTTCTCCAAGAATGGAACCGCCATCCAAgttgaggtcaggaaaaaagcCGGGCCTGCTACTGTCAGCAGGATGCCCTTTGTCCCCACCAAATACTACTCTGGATAG